CCACTGCGGCGCGGCGAGGAATTTTTCGACGAGCTGATGGCGACGGTGAATCGATGCTGGCCGCGGCCGAAATTCCTGATCATGAATTTTCCGCACAATCCGACCACGGCGACGGTCGATTTGCATTTCATGCATCGCGTGGTCGAGTTCGCGCGCGAAAACGAAATCATGGTGGCGCAGGATTTCGCCTACGCGGACCTGTGTTTTGACGGTTACAAGGCGCCCTCGATGATGCAGGTGCCGGGCGCCAAAGAGGTGGGCGTCGAATTTTTCACGTTGTCGAAGAGCTACAACATGCCGGGCTGGCGGGTCGGGTTCGCAGTCGGCAATCGCGAGATGATCGGCGCGCTCAGCCGGCTCAAATCGTACTTAGACTACGGGATGTTCGCGCCGGTGCAGGTGGCGGCAATCGCGGCGCTGAACGGTCCGCAGGATTGCGTGAGCGAGATCAATGCGACCTACAAGCGGCGGCGCGACGTGCTGGTCGAGGGGCTGAATCGCGCCGGATGGCCGGTCGAGAAGCCCAAGGCCACGATGTTTGTGTGGGCGCCGATTCCGGAGCCGTTCCGCGCGATGGGCTCGCTCGAGTTTGCCAAGTTCCTGCTGGCGGAGGCCAAGGTCGCGGTCTCGCCGGGAATTGGATTCGGCGCGGACGGCGACGGCTTCGTGCGCTTCGCGCTGATCGAAAATGAGCATCGCACGCGCCAGGCGATTCGCGGCATCCGTCATGCGCTGGCTCGCGGCGCCGCGGAAATACAAGTACGCGCGGCGAGCGTCTCCTGAACCGCAGCATAGAAACGCAGTCGGCGGAATCAGATTGAAACCGGTGCGGATTGCGCTACTCGGATGCGGCACGGTTGGCGGCGGCGTCGTCAAGTTGATGCGCCGCAATGCCGCGATCTATGAGCGCAAGCTCGGCGCGCCGCTCGAACTGGCGGTCATCGCCGATCGAAGCCTCAAGCCGGACCCGTCACTCGGCATCACCGCGAAACTGATCAGCCGCGACAACGAAGCGACGGTTGCGCGTCCCGACGTCGATATCGTTGTGGAGCTGTTCGGCGGCAAAACGCCGGCGCGCGAGCTAATCCTGCGCGCGCTCGGAGCGGGCAAGGATGTCGTCACCGGCAACAAGGCGTTGCTGGCCGAGCACGGCGACGAGATCTTTCGTGTGGCGGGCAAACGGGGACTTTCGGTGGGCTTCGAGGCGAGCGTCGGCGGCGGCGTGCCGATCATCCGCATCCTGCGCGATTCGCTGGCGGGCGATCGCCAGCGCGCAGTTTACGGAATCGTCAACGGCACCTGCAACTCGATTCTCACCACCATGACCGAGACCGGAGTCGAATTTGCGTCGGCGCTGGCTGACGCGCAGGCGACCGGACTCGCGGAAGCGAATCCCGCGCTGGATATCGAAGGGCACGACGCGGCGCACAAGCTTTGCCTGCTGGTGACGCTGGCGTTTGGCGTCGGGCTCAAGCCGCGCCAAGTCTATACCGAGGGCATCACGCGCATCACGCAATCTGATATCGAGTACGCGCGCGAGCTTGGCTACGCGATCAAACTGCTCGCGATCGCGAAAGACGACGACGGCGCGA
The sequence above is a segment of the Candidatus Binatus sp. genome. Coding sequences within it:
- a CDS encoding homoserine dehydrogenase, producing MRIALLGCGTVGGGVVKLMRRNAAIYERKLGAPLELAVIADRSLKPDPSLGITAKLISRDNEATVARPDVDIVVELFGGKTPARELILRALGAGKDVVTGNKALLAEHGDEIFRVAGKRGLSVGFEASVGGGVPIIRILRDSLAGDRQRAVYGIVNGTCNSILTTMTETGVEFASALADAQATGLAEANPALDIEGHDAAHKLCLLVTLAFGVGLKPRQVYTEGITRITQSDIEYARELGYAIKLLAIAKDDDGAIEARVHPTMIPNRHLLAGVGGAYNAIYIHGEALGSTMCSGLGAGQMPTATAVMADILEIARRRLSGSSGASNALGLPAELIERASVKPMDDVVCEYYLRFMARDKPGVLGAIASVLGRHGLSIASVIQKGRGAAQTVPVIMRTHEAPERSLKRALAEIRRKRIVQSTPAFIRIEENL
- the alaC gene encoding alanine transaminase, producing the protein MDFPRIKRLPPYVFNAIGELCLKARQAGEDIIDFGMGNPDEPTPPHIVAKLIEAAGKPANHRYSVSRGVYKLRLAICDWYMRRYGVELDPDSEAIVTIGSKEGIAHMALAILDQGDVVLAPTPTYPIHQYGCIIAGAQVQGVPLRRGEEFFDELMATVNRCWPRPKFLIMNFPHNPTTATVDLHFMHRVVEFARENEIMVAQDFAYADLCFDGYKAPSMMQVPGAKEVGVEFFTLSKSYNMPGWRVGFAVGNREMIGALSRLKSYLDYGMFAPVQVAAIAALNGPQDCVSEINATYKRRRDVLVEGLNRAGWPVEKPKATMFVWAPIPEPFRAMGSLEFAKFLLAEAKVAVSPGIGFGADGDGFVRFALIENEHRTRQAIRGIRHALARGAAEIQVRAASVS